One genomic region from Dehalobacter restrictus DSM 9455 encodes:
- the ylqF gene encoding ribosome biogenesis GTPase YlqF, translating to MNIQWYPGHMTRAKRKLEEQLAWVDIVMELGDARLPLSSRNPLLKQLLGNKLRLLLLNKSDLADKKRIDQWLVKLGKEGPVLAISSMTNVGVKKIVPLLEELMTDKRERLAARGVRGRPIRVMVVGIPNIGKSTLINQLTGGSQAKTGNKPGVTRGNQWIRIHDKVELLDTPGMLWPKFDDPEVGRKLAVTGAVRDEVFDQEELAQWLLAWLKQNYPLELQSFYKLGENETDLEGIGRRRGCLVSGGRIDTFKAAQIFLREFRSGKIAKVTMD from the coding sequence ATGAACATTCAATGGTATCCTGGTCATATGACCAGAGCGAAAAGAAAGCTCGAAGAACAACTGGCTTGGGTTGATATTGTCATGGAACTGGGAGACGCTCGTTTGCCACTGAGCAGCAGGAATCCTCTGCTGAAGCAGCTGCTTGGGAACAAGCTCCGCTTGCTTTTGCTCAACAAATCGGACCTTGCTGACAAAAAGAGGATTGACCAGTGGCTTGTGAAACTTGGCAAGGAAGGACCTGTTTTAGCGATTAGTTCCATGACCAATGTTGGCGTCAAAAAAATTGTCCCGCTGCTCGAGGAACTGATGACGGATAAAAGAGAACGGCTGGCCGCCAGGGGAGTGCGGGGAAGACCTATTCGCGTCATGGTTGTTGGTATACCCAATATTGGCAAGTCTACGCTGATTAATCAGCTGACCGGCGGTTCACAAGCCAAGACGGGCAACAAACCAGGTGTTACGCGCGGCAACCAGTGGATCAGGATACATGATAAAGTCGAGCTGCTTGATACTCCGGGTATGCTTTGGCCCAAATTTGATGATCCTGAAGTAGGCAGGAAACTCGCTGTGACCGGTGCGGTAAGAGATGAAGTGTTCGATCAGGAAGAACTTGCTCAGTGGCTGCTCGCCTGGCTTAAACAGAATTATCCTCTGGAACTGCAAAGCTTTTACAAACTTGGGGAAAACGAGACCGATCTTGAAGGGATTGGCCGCAGAAGGGGCTGTCTAGTCAGCGGTGGCAGAATTGATACCTTCAAAGCCGCCCAGATCTTTCTTCGTGAATTCCGCAGCGGTAAGATTGCCAAAGTGACTATGGACTAA
- the trmD gene encoding tRNA (guanosine(37)-N1)-methyltransferase TrmD gives MKFTVLTIFPEMFAPLKESILKRAQEAGLLEIALVNFRDYAESKHKNVDDIPYGGGSGMVLKPEPLFKAVRNLPEPAGSRRIILLSPQGKKFEQREALRLAGYDELVLLCGHYEGFDERIRVLVDEEMSIGDYVLTGGELAAMVMIDSVARLLPGVLGNSVSQEDDSHSQGLLEYPQYTRPPDFEGMQVPEVLLSGHHANIERWRRKESLRRTLLKRSDLIPQIEFQQTDYPLLEELTLDHPEIKIYREKWEHLKPALKRRQRIKSE, from the coding sequence ATGAAGTTTACGGTACTGACGATTTTTCCGGAAATGTTTGCGCCATTAAAAGAAAGCATTCTGAAAAGGGCTCAGGAAGCGGGCCTGCTTGAGATAGCGCTTGTTAATTTCCGCGATTATGCCGAGAGCAAACATAAAAATGTGGATGATATCCCGTATGGCGGGGGCTCGGGAATGGTTCTAAAGCCGGAGCCTCTGTTCAAGGCTGTCCGGAATTTGCCGGAGCCTGCAGGAAGCCGCCGAATTATTTTGCTCTCGCCTCAGGGAAAAAAATTTGAGCAGCGGGAAGCTTTGAGACTGGCTGGATATGATGAGTTAGTTCTTTTGTGCGGCCATTATGAAGGATTTGACGAGAGAATACGCGTCCTGGTCGATGAGGAGATGTCCATCGGAGATTATGTTTTAACGGGAGGAGAACTTGCTGCGATGGTGATGATTGATTCGGTGGCAAGGCTCTTGCCGGGCGTTCTCGGGAACAGTGTTTCTCAGGAGGATGATTCCCACAGTCAGGGTCTGCTCGAGTATCCTCAGTATACACGTCCTCCCGACTTTGAAGGAATGCAGGTGCCCGAGGTTCTGCTTTCAGGACATCACGCCAATATTGAGCGCTGGCGTAGAAAAGAGTCTCTGAGAAGGACTCTCCTGAAAAGAAGTGATTTAATCCCGCAGATAGAGTTTCAGCAAACAGATTATCCGCTTTTAGAGGAACTTACGCTCGATCATCCGGAGATTAAGATTTATCGCGAGAAATGGGAGCATTTAAAGCCTGCTCTGAAGCGGAGACAACGAATTAAGAGCGAGTAG
- the rpsP gene encoding 30S ribosomal protein S16 translates to MATTIRLRRMGAKKNPFYRLVVCDSASRRDGRAIEEIGYYDPTKNPHEIKIDEIKALEWLTQGAQPSDTAKSLLSQAGIMEKFHKSK, encoded by the coding sequence ATGGCAACAACGATTCGTTTGCGCCGCATGGGTGCAAAGAAAAATCCTTTCTACCGTCTTGTAGTATGCGACTCAGCATCCCGCCGTGATGGCAGGGCAATTGAGGAAATTGGTTATTATGATCCTACCAAAAATCCTCATGAAATCAAGATAGATGAGATCAAAGCGCTGGAATGGCTGACTCAGGGAGCTCAACCTTCGGATACCGCAAAATCTCTGCTCAGTCAGGCCGGAATTATGGAGAAATTTCATAAATCCAAGTAA
- the rimM gene encoding ribosome maturation factor RimM (Essential for efficient processing of 16S rRNA), translating into MESVLIGEVLKPQGVKGEIKVYPITDNTERFRDLKEIYLSDGRTEKKFHVQGVRIDPKGIVFLTLEGIATREDAEKIRGFEVRLDRSEIPPLQDRWYYFELEGMQVYENDILLGTLIRVQETGSNDIYIVRGEKTEFCVPALKTVVKKVDVPAKRMDVILPPGLLDDES; encoded by the coding sequence TTGGAAAGTGTATTAATTGGAGAGGTCCTAAAACCGCAGGGTGTCAAAGGAGAAATCAAGGTATATCCGATTACGGATAATACGGAGCGGTTCAGGGATCTGAAAGAAATTTATCTGTCTGATGGAAGGACTGAAAAAAAATTTCATGTCCAGGGGGTAAGGATTGATCCGAAAGGTATCGTGTTCTTGACTTTGGAAGGCATTGCTACTAGGGAGGATGCTGAAAAGATCCGTGGATTTGAGGTCAGACTAGACCGATCGGAGATTCCTCCGCTGCAAGACCGCTGGTATTACTTTGAGCTTGAGGGAATGCAGGTTTACGAGAATGATATTCTGCTGGGGACTTTGATAAGAGTTCAGGAAACTGGTTCGAACGATATCTATATTGTCCGCGGCGAAAAAACCGAATTCTGTGTTCCGGCTTTAAAAACCGTTGTCAAAAAGGTGGATGTCCCGGCGAAAAGAATGGATGTCATTTTGCCTCCGGGGTTACTCGATGATGAGTCTTAG
- a CDS encoding RNA methyltransferase, translated as MGELYVALIHAPVYNKNMEQIATSITNLDLHDIARSSTTYGVNTYYVVHPGPAQQDLARRIMGFWREGYGAEYNPNRYEAFEKVKLASTLEEAVQEIKIKNPGKKLFTVATDARLYRNTIEYSDLRRKLEETDEDFLLLFGTGWGIIKEEMEKADYILKPVYGFGDYNHLSVRSAAAIILDRLRGH; from the coding sequence ATGGGAGAACTATATGTAGCCCTTATTCACGCACCTGTCTACAACAAAAATATGGAGCAGATCGCAACGTCGATAACCAACCTTGACTTGCACGATATTGCCCGAAGCTCAACTACTTATGGAGTGAATACCTATTATGTTGTCCATCCCGGTCCGGCTCAGCAGGATCTAGCCCGGCGGATCATGGGCTTTTGGCGGGAAGGGTATGGCGCTGAATATAATCCCAATAGATATGAAGCTTTTGAGAAAGTGAAGCTTGCCTCGACGCTGGAAGAAGCTGTCCAGGAAATCAAAATCAAGAATCCCGGCAAGAAATTATTCACGGTTGCAACGGATGCGAGACTGTACCGGAATACGATTGAATATTCCGACCTGCGCCGGAAGCTCGAGGAAACTGATGAGGACTTTCTGCTGCTTTTCGGAACAGGTTGGGGCATCATAAAGGAAGAAATGGAAAAAGCAGATTATATTCTGAAGCCGGTTTACGGTTTCGGAGACTATAATCATCTGTCTGTCCGTTCAGCTGCGGCAATTATTTTGGACAGGCTCAGAGGCCATTAA
- a CDS encoding KH domain-containing protein, producing the protein MKEVVEVLAKALVDHPEEVIVVQNATERTVHLQLTVAQEDMGKVIGKQGKIANAIRTIVKAAAVKDGRRVIVDIDQ; encoded by the coding sequence GTGAAAGAAGTCGTAGAGGTACTAGCTAAGGCATTGGTGGATCATCCTGAAGAAGTTATTGTGGTTCAGAATGCTACAGAGAGAACTGTGCACCTTCAATTGACAGTTGCTCAGGAAGATATGGGCAAAGTGATCGGTAAACAGGGTAAGATCGCTAACGCTATCCGGACAATTGTCAAGGCTGCGGCCGTGAAAGACGGACGCAGGGTTATTGTTGATATTGACCAGTAA
- the ffh gene encoding signal recognition particle protein yields MFEGLSEKLQATFKRLRGKGKLTEADVTEALREVRIALLEADVNFKVVKELIARIKERSVGQEVLESLTPGQHVIKIVHEEIIRLMGGSESKISISSKPPTIIMLVGLQGAGKTTHGAKLANMLKKQGKHPLLVACDIYRPAAIKQLEVLGEQIKVPVFSLGQENPVKIASESLVFSRKNGNDVVIIDTAGRLHINEELMDELSRIKGNVKPHEILLVVDAMTGQDAVNAADAFHQQLGLDGVILSKLDGDTRGGAALSVKAVTGCPIKFAGTGEKMDALEVFHPDRIASRILGMGDVLTLIERAQQNVDEKKARELEEKIRKQELTLDDYLDQIKQLRSMGPLSSVLEMLPGIGKQLKGVEIDEKEFYKAEAIICSMTADERRKPILIKDSRKKRIAKGSGTTVVDVGRLLKQYEQTKKMMKQLSGLPGMGGAVKGGTKKGKKGKKQGKKSFPKFPFQI; encoded by the coding sequence ATGTTTGAGGGTCTAAGCGAAAAACTCCAGGCTACTTTCAAAAGACTTAGAGGAAAAGGTAAATTAACCGAAGCCGATGTTACAGAGGCCCTGCGTGAAGTTAGAATTGCGCTGCTTGAAGCAGATGTCAATTTCAAGGTCGTCAAAGAACTGATTGCCCGGATCAAGGAGAGGTCTGTAGGTCAGGAAGTACTGGAATCCCTTACTCCCGGGCAGCATGTGATAAAAATTGTCCACGAAGAGATTATCCGTCTGATGGGTGGGAGTGAAAGCAAAATATCGATTTCCTCCAAACCGCCGACAATTATTATGCTGGTGGGACTGCAGGGAGCCGGAAAAACCACTCATGGCGCCAAGCTCGCCAATATGCTGAAAAAGCAGGGGAAGCACCCGCTGCTGGTCGCCTGTGACATCTATCGTCCTGCTGCAATTAAACAGCTGGAAGTTTTGGGGGAACAGATCAAGGTTCCGGTTTTTTCTCTTGGTCAGGAAAATCCCGTGAAGATCGCTTCCGAGAGTCTGGTATTCTCGAGAAAAAATGGCAATGATGTCGTCATCATCGATACTGCCGGACGGCTGCATATTAATGAAGAACTCATGGATGAACTGTCCAGAATCAAAGGAAATGTCAAACCGCATGAAATATTGTTGGTTGTCGACGCCATGACAGGTCAGGATGCAGTGAATGCTGCCGATGCTTTCCACCAACAGCTCGGACTTGACGGTGTCATTCTTTCCAAGCTTGACGGGGATACCCGCGGCGGTGCGGCGCTTTCCGTCAAAGCAGTGACCGGCTGCCCGATCAAATTTGCCGGAACCGGTGAAAAAATGGATGCTTTGGAAGTTTTTCACCCTGACCGGATCGCGTCCAGGATTTTAGGTATGGGCGATGTGCTTACTCTGATCGAGAGAGCCCAGCAGAATGTCGACGAGAAAAAAGCCAGGGAACTGGAAGAGAAAATCCGTAAACAAGAGCTTACGCTGGATGACTATCTTGATCAGATCAAACAGCTGCGCTCGATGGGTCCTTTGTCGTCTGTGCTGGAAATGCTGCCTGGAATCGGCAAGCAGCTGAAAGGCGTCGAGATCGATGAGAAAGAGTTCTACAAGGCGGAAGCCATCATCTGTTCGATGACAGCGGATGAAAGAAGAAAACCGATCCTGATCAAGGACTCCCGTAAAAAAAGGATAGCGAAAGGGAGCGGAACAACGGTTGTCGATGTTGGAAGGCTTCTTAAGCAATATGAACAAACCAAGAAAATGATGAAACAGCTTTCCGGACTCCCAGGGATGGGAGGAGCCGTCAAAGGCGGTACGAAGAAAGGGAAAAAAGGGAAAAAACAGGGCAAGAAATCTTTCCCAAAATTCCCTTTCCAGATATAG
- the rplS gene encoding 50S ribosomal protein L19 — MDYIRMIEEQQLKDNIPSFRPGDTVKVHVRIIEGTRERIQVFEGLVIKRKGDGLRETFTVRRVSNGVGVERTFPLHSPRIDKIEVVRKGIVRRAKLYYLRDRYGKSARIRERR, encoded by the coding sequence ATGGATTATATTCGTATGATTGAAGAGCAGCAGCTTAAAGATAATATTCCTTCATTCCGTCCTGGAGATACAGTCAAAGTACATGTACGTATTATCGAGGGTACTCGTGAGCGTATTCAGGTCTTTGAAGGGCTTGTGATTAAAAGGAAGGGCGATGGCTTAAGGGAGACTTTCACCGTGCGCCGTGTTTCCAACGGAGTAGGTGTAGAAAGAACATTCCCCCTTCATTCTCCGCGTATTGACAAGATTGAAGTTGTACGTAAAGGTATTGTCCGCAGAGCGAAACTTTACTATCTGCGTGACCGTTACGGCAAATCGGCCAGAATCAGAGAACGCCGCTAA
- a CDS encoding FAD-dependent oxidoreductase codes for MKNTLILGGGIGGIVASNILKNVAGDSMQVTVVDRELNHHFAASYPLLMIGQRKPADITRKLTNLKKKNIHVLHQEVQKIDLTGHQVSTNQGVLPFDYLIISLGVEYHTETVPGFTEYALNAYDFDGVRKINQQLNNFSSGRIVFFISSLPYKCPSAPYEIMFLLDQFFRKRGIQNKIELTLVTPDYSPEPLAKPKVGQSVRKMLAEKGIKLITEAKVLRIEEKALILDHDTKIAADLLLGIAPHWTPEVLRKSNLVDSSGFVQVDLHTLETNYPTIYAIGDAAAVKLPVMGAYAPKAGAFAHYQADVVARNIYLLSRGAKPEYTYKGKGTUIMNTGFGRARYSSVQYYKKPSPSISLWKPTRTAYLAKLGFEKYWFGRFI; via the coding sequence ATGAAAAACACTTTAATTCTGGGTGGGGGAATCGGCGGTATTGTTGCCTCCAATATTCTTAAAAATGTGGCGGGGGATTCCATGCAGGTAACGGTCGTGGACCGGGAACTCAATCATCACTTTGCAGCCTCTTATCCACTCCTTATGATCGGTCAGCGAAAACCAGCGGATATAACAAGGAAGTTAACCAATTTAAAAAAGAAGAATATCCATGTTTTGCATCAGGAAGTACAAAAAATTGATTTAACCGGACATCAGGTCTCAACAAATCAGGGAGTCTTGCCTTTTGACTATTTGATTATTTCTTTGGGAGTGGAGTATCACACGGAGACCGTACCCGGATTCACAGAATATGCTTTAAATGCTTATGATTTTGATGGGGTAAGAAAGATAAATCAGCAATTAAACAATTTCTCCTCCGGACGAATTGTTTTTTTTATATCCAGCTTGCCATACAAATGTCCATCTGCTCCTTATGAAATAATGTTTCTTTTGGACCAGTTTTTTCGGAAAAGGGGAATTCAAAATAAAATTGAGCTTACCTTGGTGACGCCAGATTACTCCCCGGAGCCATTAGCCAAGCCCAAGGTTGGGCAAAGTGTAAGGAAAATGCTTGCTGAAAAAGGGATAAAATTGATCACGGAAGCGAAAGTGCTCAGGATTGAGGAAAAAGCTTTGATCCTGGATCATGACACGAAAATTGCTGCGGATCTTTTGTTAGGTATTGCGCCTCACTGGACCCCGGAGGTATTACGAAAGTCAAATTTGGTGGATAGCAGCGGATTTGTTCAAGTAGACCTTCACACTTTGGAAACAAATTACCCGACAATCTATGCCATTGGTGATGCTGCAGCGGTAAAGCTTCCGGTAATGGGGGCCTACGCACCGAAAGCCGGTGCGTTTGCGCATTACCAGGCGGATGTTGTGGCAAGAAATATCTATCTTCTGTCCAGGGGGGCAAAGCCGGAATATACCTATAAAGGAAAGGGTACCTGAATCATGAATACCGGGTTCGGTCGGGCCCGATATTCATCGGTTCAGTATTATAAAAAACCAAGCCCATCGATCTCTCTATGGAAGCCAACGCGGACAGCCTATTTGGCAAAACTTGGATTTGAAAAATACTGGTTTGGCCGTTTTATATAA
- a CDS encoding ribonuclease HII: MDEIERIGKLLEIEKGLFAEGYSRIAGIDEAGRGPLAGPVIAAACILPREFELPGLNDSKKLSEKKRRNLAEEIKKQAVAFALGSATPGEIDLLNILRATKLAMIRALENLKINPDYVIIDGRDMLNMDTAQKAIIGGDALSASIAAASILAKVTRDALMDEMHQIYPEYHFDQHKGYGTKLHMEVINRFGPCPIHRQSFSPIKEIIAGTQYKLG; this comes from the coding sequence ATGGATGAAATCGAAAGGATAGGGAAACTCCTGGAGATAGAAAAAGGTTTGTTTGCTGAAGGATATTCACGGATTGCCGGTATAGATGAAGCAGGAAGAGGTCCGCTTGCCGGTCCTGTCATTGCCGCTGCTTGTATCTTGCCAAGGGAGTTTGAGCTTCCCGGCCTGAATGACTCGAAGAAATTATCGGAAAAGAAAAGAAGGAACTTAGCTGAAGAAATCAAAAAGCAGGCTGTTGCTTTTGCACTGGGAAGTGCGACGCCCGGCGAAATTGACCTGTTAAACATATTAAGGGCCACAAAGCTGGCGATGATAAGGGCCCTGGAAAACCTGAAAATCAACCCTGATTACGTCATTATTGACGGCAGGGACATGCTGAATATGGATACGGCTCAGAAAGCCATTATTGGTGGAGACGCTCTTAGTGCGAGTATTGCCGCAGCTTCAATTCTGGCCAAGGTTACCAGGGATGCGCTGATGGATGAGATGCATCAGATTTATCCGGAATATCATTTTGATCAACACAAGGGTTATGGAACCAAGCTGCACATGGAGGTAATAAACCGCTTTGGTCCTTGTCCAATCCACAGGCAGAGTTTCTCGCCGATCAAAGAGATAATCGCCGGGACACAGTATAAACTCGGGTAA